A single region of the Arthrobacter sp. V1I7 genome encodes:
- a CDS encoding methyltransferase domain-containing protein → MFPVSVASLLCPVCRNRLRPGGGSGRMLVCPAGHSFDAAKQGYFNFLVGKGTVFEADAADMVAARFEFLSAGHYRPLADAVAELSAPALAAQQNAGTGAVATVLDAGTGTGHYLRALLDRTVQDGSARAGRPVAAIGLDISKFALRRAAKLNPEAVNLVSDVWQPLPVANDAVDVVTVVFAPRNAAEFARVLRPGGRLVVVTPRPGHLAEIAGQTGMLGIEPAKDERLAASLENHFSAVSGRDLDLDLALSPADVARLAVMGPAGHHLDRGALDSLVAALPPITAVSARFRISVFEPRS, encoded by the coding sequence CTCCCTGCTGTGCCCGGTGTGCCGAAACAGGCTCCGGCCCGGCGGTGGCTCCGGCCGGATGCTGGTGTGCCCGGCGGGCCACAGTTTCGACGCGGCCAAGCAGGGGTATTTCAATTTCCTGGTCGGCAAGGGAACGGTCTTCGAAGCCGACGCGGCCGACATGGTGGCGGCCCGCTTTGAATTCCTCTCGGCTGGACACTACCGGCCGCTCGCCGATGCCGTGGCCGAACTCTCCGCCCCGGCACTGGCCGCCCAGCAGAATGCCGGCACCGGAGCCGTGGCCACGGTGCTGGACGCCGGAACCGGCACCGGGCACTACCTCCGGGCTCTGCTGGACCGGACCGTGCAGGATGGAAGCGCGCGTGCCGGGAGACCGGTCGCGGCAATCGGCCTCGACATCTCGAAGTTTGCGCTCCGCCGCGCGGCAAAGCTGAACCCCGAGGCGGTGAATCTGGTGAGCGATGTGTGGCAGCCACTGCCGGTCGCGAACGATGCCGTCGACGTCGTCACCGTGGTCTTCGCGCCACGCAACGCGGCCGAATTTGCCCGGGTGCTCCGGCCTGGCGGCCGCCTGGTGGTTGTCACACCCCGGCCCGGGCACCTTGCCGAGATCGCCGGCCAGACCGGAATGCTGGGGATCGAACCGGCGAAGGACGAACGGCTTGCCGCCTCCCTGGAGAATCATTTTTCCGCGGTCAGCGGCCGCGACCTTGACCTGGATCTGGCCCTCTCCCCTGCCGACGTCGCGAGGCTGGCTGTGATGGGTCCGGCCGGACACCATCTGGACCGCGGCGCCCTCGACTCACTGGTGGCTGCACTTCCGCCGATAACTGCCGTGTCCGCCCGGTTCCGGATCAGCGTCTTCGAACCGCGTTCCTAG
- a CDS encoding RNA polymerase-binding protein RbpA codes for MSDRSLRGMRLGAQSMETESGVEPAPRQRVEYRCEDGEQVFVTFSSEAEIPPVWVSKTGKEALLVDGERPVNSNEKAVRTHWDMLLERRSLPELEQILEDRLTILRERRGERRSA; via the coding sequence ATGAGCGATCGCAGCCTGCGGGGTATGCGCCTTGGCGCACAGAGCATGGAGACCGAATCCGGCGTCGAACCGGCTCCGCGCCAGCGGGTTGAGTACCGCTGCGAGGACGGCGAGCAGGTATTCGTGACCTTCTCCTCCGAAGCGGAGATCCCCCCGGTCTGGGTATCGAAGACGGGCAAGGAAGCCTTGCTGGTCGACGGCGAACGTCCCGTGAACAGCAACGAGAAAGCGGTCCGCACGCACTGGGACATGCTGCTGGAACGCCGCTCCCTCCCCGAGCTTGAGCAGATCCTCGAAGACCGCCTCACGATCCTGCGTGAACGCCGGGGCGAACGCCGCTCGGCCTGA
- the tatA gene encoding Sec-independent protein translocase subunit TatA yields the protein MRLEGWHLIIIIVLALVLFAAPKLPGMARSLGQSMRIFKSEVREMKKDGTTDAKAESDPVEGRVVNHPRTPGTESRPGEGTDVPPPNRA from the coding sequence ATGAGGCTTGAAGGCTGGCATCTCATCATCATCATCGTTCTGGCATTGGTGCTTTTCGCGGCGCCGAAGCTCCCCGGCATGGCCCGCAGCCTTGGCCAGTCGATGCGCATCTTCAAGTCGGAGGTCCGCGAAATGAAGAAGGACGGCACCACCGACGCCAAGGCTGAATCCGACCCCGTCGAGGGCCGGGTCGTGAACCACCCGCGCACCCCCGGCACCGAGAGCCGCCCAGGCGAAGGAACCGACGTTCCGCCTCCGAACCGCGCCTAA
- a CDS encoding SPFH domain-containing protein has product MDIAVAIVLLVLVAFVIIVLVRSVRIIPQARAGVVERLGKYQRTLNPGLTILIPFVDRLLPLLDLREQVVSFPPQPVITEDNLVVSIDTVVYFQVTDARAATYEIANYIQAVEQLTTTTLRNVVGGLNLEEALTSRDQINGQLRGVLDEATGRWGIRVSRVELKAIDPPHSIQDSMEKQMRAERDRRAAILTAEGTKQSAILTAEGQRQSSILKAEGDAKAAILRADGEAQAIQKVFDAIHKGNPDNKLLAYQYLQTLPKIAEGSSNKLWIIPSEVGEALKGIGNVLGGTASGQASDGLFGPDVDGRAPVAPAAGAVGTEAVAPSAGPTPPARPPS; this is encoded by the coding sequence ATGGATATCGCAGTCGCAATCGTGCTGCTGGTACTCGTTGCGTTCGTAATTATTGTGCTGGTGCGCTCGGTGCGGATTATCCCGCAGGCCCGGGCCGGCGTCGTCGAGCGGCTCGGCAAGTACCAGCGCACTCTTAACCCCGGCCTCACCATCCTGATCCCGTTCGTGGACCGGTTGCTCCCGCTGCTGGACCTGCGCGAACAGGTGGTCTCCTTCCCGCCGCAGCCGGTGATCACCGAAGACAACCTGGTGGTCTCGATCGACACCGTGGTCTACTTCCAGGTCACGGACGCGCGCGCCGCGACGTACGAGATCGCCAACTACATCCAGGCCGTCGAGCAGCTCACCACGACGACGCTCCGCAACGTCGTCGGCGGCCTGAACCTCGAAGAGGCCCTGACATCCCGTGACCAGATCAATGGCCAGCTTCGCGGCGTGCTTGATGAAGCGACGGGCCGCTGGGGCATCCGCGTCTCCCGCGTGGAGCTCAAGGCGATCGATCCGCCCCACTCGATCCAGGACTCGATGGAGAAGCAGATGCGGGCCGAGCGTGACCGGCGCGCCGCCATCCTCACCGCCGAAGGCACCAAGCAGTCGGCCATCCTTACCGCGGAAGGCCAGCGCCAGTCCTCCATCCTGAAGGCCGAGGGCGACGCGAAGGCGGCGATCCTGCGGGCGGACGGAGAGGCCCAGGCGATCCAGAAGGTGTTCGACGCCATCCACAAGGGGAACCCGGACAACAAGCTCCTGGCGTACCAGTACCTGCAGACCCTCCCGAAGATCGCCGAGGGTTCCTCGAACAAGCTCTGGATCATCCCAAGCGAGGTCGGCGAAGCGCTGAAGGGAATCGGCAACGTCCTGGGCGGGACCGCTTCCGGCCAGGCATCCGATGGCCTGTTCGGCCCCGATGTGGACGGCCGGGCACCCGTAGCGCCGGCGGCGGGGGCAGTGGGCACGGAAGCTGTCGCTCCGTCCGCCGGTCCCACTCCCCCGGCACGCCCGCCGAGCTAG
- a CDS encoding NfeD family protein, with the protein MFDWLAENWWALWLTGFLAFAVVEMITLDLFFIMLGGGALAGLLADFAGADLWLQIVAFCVVSLLMIGFVRPVALKHLHRGPAEQRSNIERLIGESALVMESVTESGGLVKIGGDVWSARSEAGVLAPGQHAVVSAIEGATAVVTPQAEAANP; encoded by the coding sequence ATGTTCGACTGGCTGGCCGAAAACTGGTGGGCATTGTGGCTCACGGGCTTCCTGGCATTCGCCGTGGTGGAGATGATCACTCTCGACCTCTTCTTCATCATGCTCGGTGGCGGCGCATTGGCCGGGCTGCTCGCCGACTTCGCGGGAGCGGACCTCTGGCTTCAGATCGTCGCCTTTTGCGTCGTCTCCCTTCTGATGATCGGCTTCGTGCGGCCTGTCGCCCTCAAGCACCTCCACCGGGGGCCGGCCGAGCAGCGCAGCAACATCGAACGCCTGATCGGCGAGTCCGCACTGGTCATGGAATCCGTCACTGAGAGCGGTGGACTCGTCAAGATCGGCGGAGACGTCTGGAGCGCGCGATCCGAGGCCGGAGTCCTCGCACCGGGCCAGCACGCCGTCGTCAGCGCCATCGAGGGCGCAACCGCCGTCGTGACCCCGCAGGCGGAAGCGGCCAACCCGTAG
- a CDS encoding amidohydrolase, translating to MTDSPAAPAPRKVTLYRNGSVYTAADPFATAMLVDGDTVAWVGSEQAATSIADASMDVVDLHGALLAPGFVDSHVHLTETGIAQDSLQLSSVRSARELLDAVAGSTAEGTVLGHGWDETLWADPSLPSAAELERAAGGRKVYLSRVDVHSALVSSALAAAAGLDGLDGLSAGGQVKRAAHTAARLAARRLPAAALRGYQQQALAEAAANGYVGLAEMAAPHIGSIEDLHLAAGWNDESRIGPAVPEILPYWGELATSQEHAQSILDGLGVSVLGLAGDLNIDGSIGSRTAALRADYTDSPGERGSLYVSVDQAAAHLAACSLLGIQAGFHIIGDAGLAAALDALDLAAAEVGEQRVRAAGHRFEHVELADPDAIGRLAKYSVTVSAQPGFDSAWGGAGKLYEQRLGSRQLGMNPFASFYAAGVPICFGSDSPVTPLRPWSSVRACLEHSNPAEQISARAAFLGHTRAGWRAARYRNPMAGQLVPGAPASFAVWEVEELMVQVADGRVQSWSTDPRARTPLLPALDTGSDPDCLLTVRDGRELFSSGALGA from the coding sequence ATGACCGACTCCCCGGCCGCCCCCGCACCCCGCAAGGTGACGCTGTACCGCAACGGATCCGTCTACACGGCCGCCGATCCCTTTGCGACGGCGATGCTGGTCGACGGCGACACGGTCGCGTGGGTCGGCTCCGAACAGGCCGCCACGTCCATCGCTGACGCCTCGATGGACGTCGTGGACCTGCACGGCGCGCTCCTGGCCCCCGGCTTCGTCGACTCCCACGTCCACCTGACCGAAACGGGCATCGCGCAGGACTCCCTGCAGCTCAGCAGCGTCCGCTCCGCCCGCGAACTGCTCGACGCCGTCGCCGGTTCCACCGCGGAAGGCACCGTCCTGGGCCATGGCTGGGACGAGACGCTGTGGGCCGACCCCAGCCTGCCGTCCGCAGCCGAACTGGAACGCGCGGCAGGAGGACGCAAGGTCTACCTATCCCGCGTCGATGTGCATTCGGCGCTGGTTTCTTCTGCCCTGGCGGCGGCGGCCGGCCTGGACGGTCTGGATGGCCTGTCCGCCGGTGGCCAGGTCAAGCGCGCCGCGCACACGGCCGCCCGGCTCGCAGCGCGCCGCCTGCCCGCCGCCGCACTCCGCGGCTACCAGCAGCAGGCACTGGCCGAAGCAGCTGCCAACGGGTACGTTGGCCTCGCCGAGATGGCGGCACCGCATATCGGCAGCATCGAGGACCTGCACCTTGCGGCCGGCTGGAACGACGAAAGCCGCATCGGCCCCGCCGTCCCCGAGATCCTGCCGTACTGGGGCGAACTGGCCACGTCCCAGGAGCACGCGCAGTCCATCCTCGACGGCCTGGGCGTGTCCGTCCTGGGCCTCGCCGGGGACCTGAACATCGACGGCTCCATTGGATCCCGCACCGCGGCGCTCCGCGCGGACTACACCGACTCACCGGGGGAGCGCGGCAGCCTGTACGTCTCGGTGGACCAGGCCGCCGCCCATCTGGCAGCCTGTTCGCTGCTGGGCATCCAGGCGGGCTTCCACATCATCGGCGACGCCGGCCTCGCTGCGGCGCTGGACGCCCTGGACCTGGCCGCCGCTGAAGTCGGGGAGCAGCGGGTGCGTGCTGCAGGCCACCGCTTCGAACATGTGGAACTCGCCGATCCGGATGCCATCGGCCGGCTGGCCAAGTACTCCGTCACGGTCAGCGCCCAGCCAGGTTTCGACTCCGCCTGGGGCGGAGCCGGCAAGCTGTACGAGCAACGCCTCGGGTCACGGCAGCTGGGGATGAACCCGTTCGCCTCTTTCTACGCCGCCGGAGTCCCCATCTGCTTCGGCAGCGACAGCCCGGTGACCCCACTGCGGCCCTGGTCCAGCGTCCGTGCCTGTTTGGAGCACAGCAACCCCGCCGAACAGATTTCTGCCCGCGCCGCCTTCCTTGGCCACACCCGGGCCGGCTGGCGCGCCGCCCGCTACCGGAACCCGATGGCCGGTCAACTCGTCCCTGGTGCTCCGGCAAGCTTCGCTGTCTGGGAGGTCGAGGAACTCATGGTCCAGGTTGCGGATGGCCGGGTGCAGTCCTGGAGCACGGATCCCCGGGCCCGCACCCCCCTGCTGCCTGCGCTGGACACGGGCTCAGATCCGGACTGCCTGCTCACCGTCCGCGACGGGCGCGAACTGTTCTCGAGCGGCGCCCTCGGAGCCTGA
- the tatC gene encoding twin-arginine translocase subunit TatC, which produces MAVTMGRRSNPEGRMALLDHLKELRNRLFKSAIAVVLGTVVGFLVYQPMLAALIQPIVDLNEHEGRQASLNFDGVASSFDLMIQVSVFLGLIVASPVWLYQLWAFIVPGLHKKERRLALSFVAAAVPLFVGGVLLAWLVLPNAVRVLTDFTPSGGSNFISAQVYLSFVLRLLLAFGIAFLLPVVLFGLNLAGLVKGQQLVKSWRITVFLVCLFAAMAAPGADAMSMFYLAGPMLALFFAAIGLCLLNDRRRERRAVKRAAETEATAGQATPSSELENL; this is translated from the coding sequence ATGGCAGTAACCATGGGTCGCCGGTCTAATCCCGAGGGGCGGATGGCGCTCCTTGACCACCTGAAAGAGCTGCGGAACCGCCTCTTCAAGTCTGCGATCGCCGTCGTGCTCGGAACCGTCGTCGGTTTCCTCGTCTACCAGCCGATGCTCGCGGCGCTGATCCAGCCGATCGTCGACCTGAACGAGCATGAGGGCCGGCAGGCCAGCCTGAACTTCGACGGCGTGGCAAGTTCCTTCGACCTGATGATCCAAGTGTCCGTCTTCCTTGGCCTCATCGTCGCCAGTCCCGTCTGGCTCTACCAGCTCTGGGCGTTCATCGTGCCCGGCCTGCACAAGAAGGAACGCCGCCTGGCCCTGTCCTTCGTCGCCGCCGCGGTGCCGCTGTTTGTCGGCGGCGTGCTGCTGGCCTGGCTCGTGCTCCCCAATGCAGTCCGCGTGCTGACCGACTTCACCCCGTCCGGCGGATCCAACTTCATCAGCGCCCAGGTGTACCTGTCGTTTGTGCTGCGCCTGCTGCTGGCCTTCGGCATCGCCTTCCTCTTGCCGGTGGTCCTGTTCGGCCTGAACCTGGCCGGCCTGGTCAAAGGCCAGCAGCTAGTCAAGAGCTGGCGCATCACGGTATTCCTGGTCTGCCTCTTCGCCGCGATGGCCGCGCCCGGGGCCGATGCGATGAGCATGTTCTACCTGGCCGGTCCTATGCTGGCGCTCTTCTTCGCCGCGATTGGGCTTTGCCTGCTCAACGACCGCCGCCGGGAACGGCGGGCCGTCAAGCGCGCCGCGGAGACCGAGGCCACGGCGGGCCAGGCAACTCCAAGCTCCGAGCTGGAGAATCTCTAG
- a CDS encoding polyprenol monophosphomannose synthase, with amino-acid sequence MRVLTIIPTYNELESLPKTLGRLRTAVPASDVLVVDDNSPDGTGGLADRIAAEDSQVHVLHRAGKAGLGAAYIAGFKWGLNAGYDVLVEMDADGSHKPEQLPQLLEAVEQGADLAMGSRWVPGGSVVNWPLYRQAISRVGSTYARIMLGVKIKDVTGGFRAFRRTTLEKLNLDTVDSVGYGFQVDLAWRVAKLGLTIVERPITFVERELGASKMSGSIVVEAMVNVTRWGLKARWNNLTGKKSL; translated from the coding sequence GTGCGTGTCCTCACGATCATCCCGACCTACAACGAGCTCGAATCGTTGCCCAAGACTCTCGGGCGTCTGCGCACCGCTGTGCCGGCTTCCGATGTCCTGGTTGTTGACGACAACAGCCCTGACGGCACGGGTGGGCTCGCGGACCGGATCGCCGCCGAGGACAGCCAGGTCCACGTCCTGCACCGCGCAGGCAAGGCGGGACTCGGTGCAGCCTACATCGCAGGCTTCAAATGGGGCCTCAATGCGGGCTATGACGTCCTGGTTGAAATGGACGCCGACGGTTCGCACAAGCCCGAGCAGCTTCCCCAGCTGCTTGAGGCGGTAGAACAGGGCGCCGACCTCGCAATGGGTTCGCGCTGGGTTCCCGGGGGCAGCGTCGTCAACTGGCCGCTCTACCGTCAAGCGATCTCCCGGGTCGGCAGCACCTACGCGCGGATCATGCTCGGCGTCAAGATCAAGGACGTGACCGGGGGCTTCCGCGCGTTCCGGCGCACGACCTTGGAGAAACTTAACCTCGACACCGTCGACTCGGTTGGCTACGGCTTCCAGGTGGACCTCGCCTGGCGGGTGGCTAAGCTTGGGCTCACCATCGTGGAACGACCGATCACCTTCGTGGAGCGGGAGCTTGGCGCCTCAAAGATGAGCGGCAGCATCGTGGTCGAGGCCATGGTCAACGTCACGCGGTGGGGTCTGAAAGCACGCTGGAACAATTTGACCGGCAAGAAGTCGCTCTAG
- a CDS encoding RNA helicase, translated as MSLLPGPESPAERYRASVERAAEAKTYLGGFIRSLEFELDDFQREACLSLQAGRGVLVAAPTGAGKTIVGEFAIYLALQRGLKAFYTTPIKALSNQKYSELSEKYGASQVGLLTGDTSINGDAPVVVMTTEVLRNMLYSDSDTLDDLGFVVMDEVHYLADRFRGAVWEEVIIHLPSEVQVASLSATVSNAEEFGAWLDTVRGQTDVIVSEHRPVPLWQHVMVGRKIVDLFAGDTSFDEIAPAGEADASATTETADLSTRPGFEVNPELLSMARAESQMNFRGRFGQGGRNQRNQRNQQSQRDDALQGGPRSPVRKASRPQVIASLDRQDLLPAITFIFSRAGCDAAVAQCVSAGLWLTTEQEQLVIARRVDEAAQDIPSDDLDVLGFWSWRDGLLRGLAAHHAGMLPTFKEVVEKLFVDGLVKAVFATETLALGVNMPARCVVLEKLDKFNGEAHVNITAGEYTQLTGRAGRRGIDVEGHAVVLWQPGTDPAAVAGLASRRTYPLNSSFRPTYNMSINLLAQFGRMRAREILESSFAQFQADRSVVGLARQVRSREESLAGFSKAMTCHLGDFTEYSRLLRALSDAEKNASKSGSRAKKSLTEDSLSRLLPGDVVDVPGGRAPGLAVVLSSDHHSREPRPAVLTMDNQLRRIGIHDVEGPLAPITRIRIPKSFNAKVPKSRRDLASSVRNAIRENRPPAPPNRNEDFGRAAALPNQEKRIAELRRELRAHPCHGCSEREDHARWSERWWKLRQETDGLVRQIQGRTNTIAKTFDRVCGVLASYGYLETSDSGVLTISRDGQRLRRIYGEKDLLISQSLRMGAFSDLDAAEVAALVSVLVYQAKREDRGLRPKMPSVSLESAVDTVVREWSALEDVEEANKLPLTGEPELGLVWPIYKWAKGRHLQDVLSGTDLAAGDFVRWVKQVIDLLDQLAKIPDLDARVSRLCSDAIKLVKRGVVAYSSVT; from the coding sequence ATGTCCTTACTACCCGGGCCCGAATCGCCGGCTGAACGCTACCGCGCCAGCGTCGAACGGGCTGCAGAAGCCAAAACCTATCTGGGCGGGTTCATCCGGTCGCTGGAATTCGAACTCGACGATTTCCAGCGCGAGGCGTGCCTGTCGCTTCAGGCCGGCCGCGGTGTCCTCGTGGCGGCGCCCACGGGTGCCGGCAAGACCATCGTGGGGGAATTCGCCATCTATCTGGCCCTCCAGCGTGGCTTGAAAGCGTTCTACACCACCCCGATCAAGGCCCTCAGCAACCAGAAATACTCCGAGCTGTCCGAGAAGTACGGCGCCTCGCAGGTCGGGCTGCTGACTGGTGACACCAGCATCAACGGCGACGCCCCCGTGGTGGTGATGACCACCGAGGTGCTCCGCAACATGCTGTACTCCGATTCCGACACCCTCGACGATCTGGGTTTCGTCGTCATGGACGAGGTCCACTACCTCGCCGACCGTTTCCGAGGCGCCGTCTGGGAAGAGGTCATCATCCACCTGCCCAGCGAGGTCCAGGTGGCCTCGCTCAGCGCCACTGTCTCCAACGCCGAAGAGTTCGGTGCCTGGCTGGACACCGTGCGCGGGCAGACCGACGTGATCGTCTCCGAACACCGCCCGGTACCGCTCTGGCAGCACGTCATGGTGGGCCGGAAGATCGTGGATCTCTTCGCCGGGGATACGAGCTTCGACGAAATCGCCCCCGCCGGGGAAGCGGATGCCTCCGCCACGACGGAAACTGCCGACCTCAGCACCCGCCCGGGCTTCGAGGTTAACCCCGAGCTCCTCTCCATGGCCCGGGCCGAAAGCCAAATGAACTTCCGCGGCCGCTTCGGGCAGGGCGGACGCAATCAGCGGAATCAACGCAACCAACAGAGCCAGCGCGACGACGCCCTCCAGGGCGGTCCACGCAGCCCGGTCCGCAAGGCCAGCCGGCCGCAGGTCATCGCCAGCCTGGACCGTCAGGACCTGCTGCCGGCAATAACCTTCATTTTCTCCCGCGCCGGCTGCGACGCGGCGGTGGCCCAGTGCGTCTCCGCCGGGCTCTGGCTGACCACCGAGCAGGAGCAGCTCGTCATCGCCCGGCGGGTCGACGAGGCCGCGCAGGACATCCCCTCCGATGACCTGGACGTCCTTGGGTTCTGGAGCTGGCGCGACGGCCTCTTGCGCGGCCTCGCCGCGCACCACGCGGGTATGCTGCCCACCTTCAAGGAAGTCGTGGAAAAGCTCTTCGTCGACGGACTGGTCAAGGCCGTCTTCGCCACCGAGACCCTGGCGCTCGGCGTCAACATGCCTGCGCGCTGCGTTGTGCTGGAAAAGCTCGACAAGTTCAACGGCGAGGCACACGTCAACATCACGGCGGGGGAGTACACCCAGCTGACCGGCCGGGCCGGCCGGCGCGGGATCGACGTCGAGGGCCACGCCGTCGTGCTGTGGCAGCCGGGCACCGATCCGGCCGCCGTCGCGGGCCTCGCCTCCCGGCGGACCTACCCGCTGAACTCCAGCTTCCGGCCCACGTACAACATGTCCATCAACCTGCTGGCCCAGTTCGGCCGGATGCGCGCCCGGGAGATCCTGGAATCCTCCTTTGCCCAGTTCCAGGCGGACCGTTCCGTCGTCGGGCTCGCCAGGCAGGTCCGGAGCCGGGAAGAGTCGCTGGCCGGATTCAGCAAGGCGATGACCTGCCACCTGGGCGACTTCACCGAATACTCCCGGCTGCTGCGGGCGCTGTCCGACGCCGAGAAGAACGCGTCCAAGAGCGGTTCCCGCGCGAAGAAATCCCTCACCGAGGACTCCTTGAGCCGGCTCCTGCCCGGGGACGTGGTGGACGTGCCCGGCGGCAGGGCGCCGGGACTCGCCGTCGTCCTCAGTTCGGACCATCACTCCCGCGAGCCCCGGCCGGCCGTTCTGACGATGGACAACCAGTTGCGGCGGATCGGCATCCATGACGTCGAGGGCCCGCTCGCGCCGATCACTCGGATCCGGATCCCTAAGTCCTTCAACGCGAAGGTGCCCAAATCGCGTCGCGACCTGGCCTCGTCGGTCCGCAACGCCATCCGCGAGAACCGCCCGCCGGCACCGCCGAACCGGAACGAAGACTTCGGCCGCGCCGCGGCCTTGCCGAACCAGGAAAAGCGGATTGCCGAGTTGCGGCGCGAGCTCCGCGCCCACCCCTGCCATGGCTGCAGCGAACGCGAAGACCACGCACGCTGGTCCGAGCGCTGGTGGAAGCTGCGGCAGGAGACGGACGGGCTGGTCCGGCAGATCCAGGGCCGCACGAACACCATCGCGAAGACGTTCGACCGGGTGTGCGGCGTGCTGGCCAGCTACGGCTATCTGGAAACCTCCGATTCGGGGGTGCTCACGATCAGCCGGGACGGGCAGCGGCTCCGCCGGATTTACGGGGAAAAGGATCTGCTGATTTCCCAGTCCCTCCGGATGGGAGCATTCAGCGACCTCGACGCCGCCGAAGTGGCAGCGCTGGTCAGCGTCCTGGTTTACCAGGCCAAACGGGAGGACCGGGGGCTGCGCCCCAAGATGCCCAGCGTCTCGCTGGAATCCGCCGTCGACACCGTCGTGCGGGAGTGGTCGGCCCTCGAAGACGTGGAGGAAGCGAACAAGCTGCCGCTGACCGGGGAACCCGAGCTGGGCCTCGTCTGGCCGATTTACAAATGGGCCAAGGGACGGCACCTCCAGGACGTCCTCAGCGGCACGGACCTCGCCGCGGGCGACTTCGTCCGCTGGGTCAAGCAGGTCATTGACCTGCTGGACCAGTTGGCCAAGATCCCCGACCTGGACGCGCGTGTCTCCCGGCTCTGCAGTGACGCCATCAAACTCGTCAAGCGCGGCGTCGTCGCCTACTCCTCCGTGACGTAG